The DNA region GCAGCCTGAAGCCGCTCCCCGGGCTGGCCGAGCGCTGGACGATCGCCCCCGACGGCCACGCCGTCACCCTCAGCCTCCGGCGGGGCGTCCGCTTCCACAGCGGAAAGGAGCTGGTCGCCGCCGACGTGGTGAAGAACTTCGAGAAGGCGGCCGACAAGGAGCGCGGCCAGAACATGCTGCCGGCGGTCGCCAACGTCGCCAGCGTCACCGCCCCCGACGCCGGCACCGTGGCCATCACGTTCAAGAAGGTATCGCCCGAGATCACCGACGTCCTGCAGGCCATGGCGATCATCGAGCCGGCGGCCATGGACTCCCTCAAGAACCGGGGCTCCGGGACGGGCCCGTTCAAGTTCGTCGAGTGGGTGCCGGGCGACCACACCACGCTCGAGCGGAACGGCGCCTACTGGGGCGCGCCGGCGCCGTACGTGGACCGCGTCGTCTTCAAGGTCTTCAGCGACTCCGACGCCATGGTGGCGGCCCTGCAGTCGGGGATCTGCGACCTGGTCGTGTCCCTGCCCCCCAAGGACGTGGCGCGGCTCGGCCGCGAGTTCAACCTGGTCCGGGGCTACCCCGGAGCCCTGACCTACGAGATCCGGGTCAACGGCACCAAGCCGCCGTTCGACAAGAAGGAGGCGCGCCAGGCCCTCCTCTATGCGATCGACCGCGCGGGCGTCGTGGAGAACGTGCTCTTCGGCGTGAGCCAGCCGACGGTCCTGCCCTTCAGCCCGAAGTCGGCGGCCTATGACGCCACGCTTCAGAAGTATCCGTTCGACCTCAAGAAGGCCAAGGAGCTCTTCGA from Candidatus Methylomirabilota bacterium includes:
- a CDS encoding ABC transporter substrate-binding protein; this translates as MPPTRATTDLARRAFLQRALLLGGGALAGPGLLTLPRPAAAKKRGGTLTVGMPNDFNTFDPQNLSFANFTLQQNLYDTLVRYDGSLKPLPGLAERWTIAPDGHAVTLSLRRGVRFHSGKELVAADVVKNFEKAADKERGQNMLPAVANVASVTAPDAGTVAITFKKVSPEITDVLQAMAIIEPAAMDSLKNRGSGTGPFKFVEWVPGDHTTLERNGAYWGAPAPYVDRVVFKVFSDSDAMVAALQSGICDLVVSLPPKDVARLGREFNLVRGYPGALTYEIRVNGTKPPFDKKEARQALLYAIDRAGVVENVLFGVSQPTVLPFSPKSAAYDATLQKYPFDLKKAKELFDRAGVAGGKAQCLALPQFPELPAIGQILKADLAKIGFDLELVVLDSTQYYKRVLGGDFQLATSFSGNTQKYPTRVALNSIYRTANNPVWGNNVPKAYVDAINEANGTIDPTRQRAAFAKLNAALLDEAWVVSIAYRQSVFGLAKHVDGFAFTVDDMAVLENVSLEK